From Heteronotia binoei isolate CCM8104 ecotype False Entrance Well chromosome 17, APGP_CSIRO_Hbin_v1, whole genome shotgun sequence, one genomic window encodes:
- the FKRP gene encoding ribitol 5-phosphate transferase FKRP, which produces MRVTFCQVVLAVAITFNLLVLYYISRLQQHVLHRHRDHAQPNPRPQTSPLRPGVTVLIREFEDFENYVPDVARSFLRQDPELPVIVAADRLPYPPMVLPNGPNVRVALLKPSPDQPAHVFRLETYVRTEHVALVPDGAKADATSQLERMLEEFKASQSTVEMVAAPVRSTTPLQCLNLRVSLKEWTAEYMAAPPSAKLCTALKGEAVLLLRTKDFFNLSVPLAKPLTTSLFIQTSLRGWAVRILDVSFSALHHPLLTSSHNQWKADNLARSNRLQLFRDFGIKRVVLPDGKEQWFGCSKETPRCFGTIHDDTPEYLYQNRWTPPCCLKALRETAKYVINILETSGVRYWLEGGTLLGAARYHDLIPWDYDVDLGIYLEDIPNCELLRNAESGSIVDEKGFVWEKAIEGDFYRVQYSEHNHLHVDLWPFYPKNGMMTKDTWMDHRQDIEFPEHFLKPLVPIRFAGFLALAPNDYRAFLELKFGEGAVENPEYPNPARKRMEKEN; this is translated from the coding sequence ATGCGCGTCACTTTCTGCCAGGTCGTGCTGGCTGTCGCCATCACCTTCAACCTGCTGGTCCTCTACTACATCTCCCGGCTGCAGCAGCACGTCCTCCACCGCCACAGAGACCACGCCCAGCCCAACCCCCGTCCGCAGACCAGTCCCCTGAGGCCCGGCGTGACTGTCCTCATCAGGGAGTTCGAAGATTTCGAAAACTACGTTCCCGACGTGGCCCGGTCCTTCTTGAGGCAGGATCCAGAGCTGCCTGTCATCGTGGCGGCAGATCGCCTCCCGTACCCGCCCATGGTTCTCCCAAACGGTCCCAACGTCCGAGTGGCCCTCCTCAAGCCGTCCCCTGACCAGCCCGCCCACGTGTTCAGGCTCGAGACCTACGTGAGAACGGAACACGTAGCCCTGGTGCCCGACGGGGCGAAGGCAGATGCAACGTCCCAGCTGGAGCGGATGCTGGAAGAGTTCAAGGCCAGTCAGAGCACGGTGGAGATGGTCGCGGCTCCCGTACGCTCAACGACTCCCCTCCAGTGCCTGAACCTCCGGGTCAGCCTTAAGGAATGGACAGCCGAATACATGGCGGCCCCTCCTTCCGCCAAGCTGTGCACGGCCTTGAAGGGAGAGGCTGTCCTTCTCCTCCGCACCAAGGACTTCTTCAACCTCTCCGTGCCCCTGGCCAAGCCCCTGACGACCTCCCTCTTCATCCAGACCTCCCTGCGGGGTTGGGCGGTCCGCATCCTCGACGTCTCCTTCTCGGCGCTTCACCACCCTTTGCTCACCTCCTCCCACAATCAGTGGAAGGCCGACAACCTCGCCAGATCCAACCGGCTGCAGCTCTTCCGGGATTTTGGGATCAAACGCGTCGTCCTGCCGGACGGGAAGGAGCAGTGGTTCGGGTGCAGCAAGGAGACCCCGCGGTGCTTCGGCACCATCCACGACGACACCCCGGAATACCTCTACCAAAACCGCTGGACTCCGCCCTGCTGCCTCAAAGCGTTGAGAGAAACGGCCAAATACGTCATCAACATCCTGGAGACGTCCGGGGTGCGGTACTGGCTGGAAGGCGGGACTCTCCTCGGGGCAGCTCGTTATCACGACCTTATCCCGTGGGACTACGACGTCGACCTAGGCATCTACCTGGAGGACATCCCCAACTGCGAGCTTCTTCGGAACGCCGAGTCGGGCTCCATCGTCGACGAGAAGGGCTTCGTCTGGGAGAAAGCAATCGAGGGGGACTTCTACCGCGTGCAGTACAGCGAGCACAATCACTTGCACGTCGACCTCTGGCCTTTCTATCCCAAGAACGGCATGATGACCAAGGACACTTGGATGGACCACCGGCAGGACATTGAGTTCCCCGAACACTTCCTGAAGCCCCTGGTCCCCATTCGGTTTGCCGGATTCCTGGCTCTCGCACCCAATGATTACCGGGCCTTCCTGGAGCTGAAGTTTGGAGAAGGAGCCGTCGAAAACCCGGAATATCCCAACCCGGCGCGGAAGAGAATGGAGAAGGAAAACTGA